Proteins from a genomic interval of Stenotrophomonas maltophilia R551-3:
- the mnmE gene encoding tRNA uridine-5-carboxymethylaminomethyl(34) synthesis GTPase MnmE: protein MNDAIRTDTIVAIASAPGAGGVGLLRLSGPRAAAIANALGAPALRPRHAHYARLRDADGEVIDDGIVLWFPAPNSFTGEEVVELQGHGSPVLLQQLVARCIALGARQARPGEFSERAFLNGKLDLAQAEAIADLIAAGDNRAARAARRSLDGVFSRRIDAVVEQLVLLRIHVEAAIDFADEPLDTLGGAQVRRGLKQARSDLALLRRDAERGRRLRDGLHAVLIGPPNAGKSSLLNALAGSERAIVTDIAGTTRDTLRETIRLDGLELTLVDTAGLRDGGDAIEREGMRRAHVEIERTDLALIVLDARDPAAGEAALGDAVAAVPHKVYIHNKSDLLTALPALDDPDRVFVSAATGAGLEDLHARLRSIASAGAGEQVDGEFSARTRHVDAIERAQEHAQRADGELAHEHLELAAEELRLAHDALGEITGQMSADDLLGRIFSSFCIGK from the coding sequence ATGAATGACGCGATCCGCACCGACACCATCGTGGCCATCGCCAGCGCACCCGGCGCGGGTGGCGTCGGTCTGCTGCGCCTGTCCGGTCCGCGCGCTGCGGCCATCGCCAACGCATTGGGTGCGCCTGCGCTGCGCCCGCGCCATGCGCATTACGCACGCCTGCGCGATGCCGACGGCGAGGTCATTGATGATGGCATCGTGCTGTGGTTCCCGGCGCCGAACAGCTTCACCGGCGAAGAAGTGGTGGAACTGCAGGGCCATGGCAGCCCGGTGCTGCTGCAGCAACTGGTCGCGCGCTGCATCGCGCTCGGTGCGCGTCAGGCGCGCCCGGGTGAGTTCAGCGAACGCGCGTTCCTCAACGGCAAGCTCGACCTGGCCCAGGCTGAGGCCATCGCCGACCTGATCGCCGCGGGTGACAACCGCGCCGCACGCGCTGCACGCCGTTCGCTGGACGGCGTGTTCTCCCGCCGCATCGACGCGGTGGTCGAGCAGTTGGTGCTGCTGCGCATCCACGTGGAAGCGGCCATCGACTTCGCCGACGAACCGCTGGATACGCTTGGTGGGGCGCAGGTACGGCGTGGGCTGAAGCAGGCGCGCAGTGACCTGGCCCTGCTGCGCCGCGATGCCGAACGCGGCCGTCGCCTGCGCGATGGCCTGCATGCAGTGCTGATCGGGCCGCCCAATGCGGGCAAGAGTTCATTGCTCAATGCCCTGGCCGGCAGCGAGCGCGCCATCGTCACCGACATTGCCGGCACCACCCGCGACACCCTGCGCGAGACCATCCGCCTGGATGGCCTGGAACTGACCCTGGTCGATACCGCCGGCCTGCGCGACGGCGGCGATGCCATCGAACGCGAAGGCATGCGCCGCGCCCATGTGGAGATCGAGCGCACCGACCTGGCGTTGATCGTGCTGGATGCGCGCGATCCGGCTGCGGGTGAAGCGGCGCTGGGCGATGCCGTGGCGGCGGTTCCGCACAAGGTCTACATCCACAACAAGTCAGACCTGCTGACGGCGCTGCCGGCACTGGACGATCCGGATCGCGTGTTCGTTTCCGCCGCCACCGGCGCCGGACTCGAAGATCTGCACGCGCGCCTGCGTTCGATTGCCTCGGCCGGGGCGGGCGAGCAGGTGGACGGCGAGTTCTCCGCGCGCACGCGGCATGTGGATGCAATCGAGCGTGCGCAGGAACACGCGCAGCGCGCCGATGGCGAGCTGGCCCACGAACACCTGGAGCTGGCCGCCGAAGAACTGCGGCTGGCCCACGACGCGCTGGGCGAGATCACCGGGCAGATGAGTGCCGATGACCTGCTGGGAAGGATCTTCTCCAGTTTCTGCATTGGGAAGTAG
- a CDS encoding beta family protein codes for MQKSIYVPILKWRQGEYLAVGRTSETIKDWMYPLFEIPVEQWDFENEMPAKSLDDHLKNVGKRLATNWKKRPCLFDSPYLGGDDTVANGDHHLTHIFDLARSAGCQVIPVTGIGRHLQYQQAVASIVAQDGRGCGLRLLPDDVEGDPAARIDGLLRLLSVTPDQVDLVLDSSSDVAAAPALQAGLWQTWIAAVPHAGQWRSFTVAGGSFPSSLSPSANYRPHGDVPRREWRAYTRLVAAGQQPWFGDYGCASPQTEMMDPRLFDPNAKIKYTIDDHWRVVVGTQVKRNGRDQYRDLCRHLVTDVPVVFMGRGYSTGDAYIEDCATSAASTGGSSTWPTVATSHHLTKVVRDLARLYGASTVP; via the coding sequence ATGCAGAAGTCGATATATGTGCCGATTCTGAAATGGCGACAAGGTGAGTACCTCGCGGTAGGTCGCACAAGCGAGACCATCAAGGACTGGATGTATCCCCTGTTCGAGATTCCCGTCGAGCAGTGGGATTTCGAAAACGAGATGCCCGCCAAGTCCCTCGACGATCATCTGAAGAACGTTGGCAAGCGCCTGGCGACCAACTGGAAGAAACGCCCTTGCCTGTTCGATTCGCCGTATCTTGGCGGAGACGACACCGTAGCAAACGGTGACCATCACCTCACACACATATTCGACCTTGCCCGATCGGCCGGCTGCCAGGTCATTCCGGTCACAGGCATCGGTAGGCATCTGCAGTATCAGCAGGCGGTTGCCAGCATCGTCGCCCAGGATGGCCGGGGCTGCGGCCTGCGTCTGCTGCCCGACGACGTTGAGGGAGATCCTGCTGCAAGGATCGACGGTTTGTTGCGCCTGCTCAGCGTGACCCCCGACCAGGTCGACCTCGTACTGGATAGCAGCAGCGATGTCGCAGCGGCCCCTGCGCTGCAGGCGGGTCTCTGGCAGACATGGATCGCGGCAGTGCCGCACGCTGGCCAATGGAGGTCGTTCACCGTGGCCGGCGGCAGTTTCCCATCCAGCCTGAGCCCTTCAGCGAACTATCGGCCCCATGGTGATGTTCCCCGCCGGGAATGGCGCGCGTACACCCGGCTGGTCGCCGCTGGGCAACAGCCTTGGTTCGGTGACTACGGATGTGCGTCGCCGCAGACCGAGATGATGGACCCGCGGCTCTTTGATCCAAACGCCAAGATCAAGTACACGATCGATGATCATTGGAGGGTGGTCGTTGGAACCCAGGTCAAGCGCAACGGCCGCGACCAGTATCGCGACCTGTGCAGGCATCTGGTCACCGACGTCCCGGTGGTCTTCATGGGACGCGGTTATAGCACGGGTGATGCCTACATCGAGGATTGCGCCACCAGCGCGGCCAGTACCGGCGGCAGCTCGACCTGGCCGACGGTGGCCACCAGCCATCACCTGACTAAAGTTGTTCGCGACCTCGCCAGGCTGTACGGCGCTTCAACTGTTCCCTGA
- a CDS encoding polysaccharide deacetylase family protein: MPRASSFRLFLPSLLLTLVVAGCGDKDAKAPVTGVTQPSAQAAAAADPAAAPLLAALQKQLDGYRRIIVLLADEEQQSAADRGTSTRVGQQLFHDGLEQRTVIAAQFDTLLRGSSPQRFATLGTVLDYIESAPELFDADRLAFREVLRDLHERVGTDSSLPAVKLHQRIGEDLEALDEIERNYNQELTRIFSRFERTRAIELKREKWDDYIAHLHKDYSREAILRDYGVIEPYPMSMKDSDREIFGRDLPAKTVVLTFDDGPHKAYTDEVVAILKRYDVPGVFFEVGRNLGKVESDGKVSLGPMAKISRNLMEEGYAVGNHSLTHAQLSRTTGDALRQQVLDTDTLLKDVDSKRAPLFRFPYGARNAEGLQLLNEAGLKSIMWNIDSMDWADPVPESIVQRVLDQVNKEQRGIILFHDIHDRAVKALPQILDRLIADGYQFAGWNGREFTVARARKGEARAATVTTGYEKSWAIVVGIDTYAKWPKLEYASHDAQAVADTLTGRFGFPSSQVIVLKNEQATRNNILAAFHDRLADDRTGKNDRVFVFFAGHGATRQLASGRDLGYIIPVDSDPKEFATDAIAMTDIQNIAESMQAKHVMFVMDACYSGLGLTRGGPSSSSFLRENARRSARQMLTAGGADQQVADAGPNGHSVFTWVLLQALAGKGDLNGDGLITGTELAAYVAPAVSAVSHQTPAFGSLPGSQGGEFVFQVPDSQEFLNADTRQLTADAIALNNKVDAASEAKGAQAPVTVADLQGGKAKLVVPTAGPASDRQRAQQANDRGLQLYREKQYDEAVAQFTEALKLRPDFAQAANNLGFVYYRQQRYAEAARWLENTLKIDPSRAVAYLNLGDAYFNAGDKAKAKQAYTTYLALQPQGSGAAQARAQLEKL; the protein is encoded by the coding sequence CCGCCGGATCATCGTGCTGCTGGCCGACGAAGAACAGCAGTCGGCCGCCGACCGCGGCACCTCCACGCGTGTGGGCCAGCAGCTGTTCCACGATGGCCTGGAACAACGCACGGTCATCGCCGCGCAGTTCGACACCCTGCTGCGCGGTTCCAGCCCGCAGCGCTTCGCCACCCTCGGCACGGTGCTGGATTACATCGAATCCGCACCGGAACTGTTCGATGCCGATCGCCTGGCCTTCCGCGAAGTACTGCGTGATCTGCACGAGCGGGTCGGTACCGATTCGTCGCTGCCGGCGGTGAAGCTGCACCAGCGCATCGGCGAGGACCTGGAGGCGCTCGACGAGATCGAACGCAACTACAACCAGGAACTGACCCGCATCTTCAGCCGCTTCGAGCGCACCCGCGCCATCGAGCTGAAGCGCGAGAAGTGGGACGACTACATCGCCCACCTGCACAAGGATTACAGCCGCGAAGCGATCCTGCGCGACTACGGGGTGATCGAGCCGTACCCGATGTCGATGAAGGACAGCGACCGCGAGATCTTCGGCCGCGACCTGCCCGCCAAGACCGTGGTGCTGACCTTCGACGATGGCCCGCACAAGGCCTACACCGATGAAGTGGTGGCGATCCTCAAGCGCTACGACGTACCGGGCGTGTTCTTCGAAGTCGGCCGCAACCTCGGCAAGGTCGAGAGTGATGGCAAAGTCAGCCTCGGGCCGATGGCGAAGATCAGCCGCAACCTGATGGAAGAAGGCTATGCGGTCGGCAACCACAGCCTGACCCACGCCCAGCTGTCGCGCACCACCGGCGATGCGCTGCGCCAGCAGGTGCTCGACACCGATACGCTGCTGAAGGATGTCGACAGCAAGCGCGCGCCGTTGTTCCGCTTCCCGTACGGCGCGCGCAATGCCGAAGGCCTGCAGCTGCTCAACGAGGCCGGACTGAAGTCGATCATGTGGAACATCGACTCGATGGACTGGGCCGACCCGGTGCCGGAGTCGATCGTGCAGCGCGTGCTCGACCAGGTGAACAAGGAACAGCGCGGCATCATCCTGTTCCACGACATCCACGACCGGGCGGTGAAGGCGCTGCCGCAGATTCTCGACCGGCTGATTGCCGACGGCTACCAGTTCGCCGGCTGGAATGGCCGTGAATTCACTGTCGCCCGCGCGCGCAAGGGCGAGGCCCGTGCCGCCACCGTCACCACCGGCTACGAGAAGTCGTGGGCGATCGTGGTCGGCATCGACACCTACGCCAAGTGGCCGAAGCTGGAGTACGCCAGCCATGACGCACAGGCGGTGGCCGATACCCTGACCGGGCGGTTCGGCTTCCCGTCCTCGCAGGTGATCGTGCTGAAGAACGAGCAGGCCACCCGCAACAACATCCTGGCCGCCTTCCACGACCGCCTGGCCGATGACCGCACCGGCAAGAACGACCGCGTGTTCGTGTTCTTCGCCGGCCATGGCGCGACCCGCCAGCTCGCCTCCGGGCGCGATCTCGGCTACATCATCCCGGTCGATTCGGATCCGAAGGAATTTGCCACCGACGCCATCGCGATGACCGACATCCAGAACATCGCCGAGAGCATGCAGGCCAAGCATGTGATGTTCGTGATGGATGCCTGCTACAGCGGCCTGGGCCTGACCCGCGGTGGCCCGTCTTCGTCGTCGTTCCTGCGCGAGAACGCACGCCGCAGCGCGCGGCAGATGCTGACCGCCGGCGGTGCCGACCAGCAGGTGGCCGATGCCGGCCCGAACGGCCATTCGGTGTTCACCTGGGTGCTGCTGCAGGCGCTGGCCGGCAAGGGGGACCTCAATGGCGATGGCTTGATCACCGGCACCGAACTGGCCGCCTACGTGGCGCCGGCGGTGTCCGCGGTTTCACACCAGACACCGGCCTTCGGCAGCCTGCCCGGTTCGCAGGGCGGCGAGTTCGTGTTCCAGGTGCCGGACAGCCAGGAATTCCTCAATGCCGACACGCGCCAGCTGACTGCCGATGCGATCGCGCTGAACAACAAGGTGGATGCCGCCAGCGAAGCCAAGGGTGCTCAGGCACCAGTGACCGTGGCCGACCTGCAGGGCGGCAAGGCCAAGCTGGTGGTGCCCACTGCCGGCCCGGCCTCGGACCGCCAGCGCGCGCAGCAGGCCAACGACCGTGGCCTGCAGCTGTACCGCGAGAAGCAGTACGACGAAGCCGTCGCGCAGTTCACCGAAGCGTTGAAGCTGCGCCCGGACTTCGCCCAGGCCGCCAACAACCTGGGCTTTGTCTACTACCGCCAGCAACGCTATGCCGAAGCTGCGCGCTGGCTGGAGAACACGCTGAAGATCGACCCGTCGCGTGCGGTGGCCTATCTGAATCTTGGCGATGCCTACTTCAACGCGGGCGACAAGGCCAAGGCCAAACAGGCTTACACCACCTACCTTGCGCTGCAGCCGCAGGGCAGCGGCGCAGCACAGGCGCGCGCGCAGCTGGAGAAACTCTGA
- a CDS encoding sce7726 family protein, protein MNPITDSDVRSALLGKVIAEHVANPNTLVVEELGLARGACRVDVCVINGHLHGYEIKSDVDTLRRLPLQQQFYSDVLDKATIVVGQRHLDHALETLPAWWGVRLASRGVRNAVRLELLRPARLNPSVSATAVAALLWRDELSALIGGRTLEKAALRGNRAALCERLSELYSLAEIRAQVREQLKRRTAWRGREQL, encoded by the coding sequence ATGAACCCGATAACCGACAGTGACGTGCGATCAGCTCTGCTGGGCAAGGTCATTGCTGAGCATGTCGCCAATCCGAACACCCTCGTGGTGGAGGAATTGGGGCTTGCCCGCGGGGCCTGCCGGGTCGATGTCTGTGTCATCAATGGCCACCTTCACGGCTACGAGATCAAGAGTGATGTCGACACGCTGCGGAGACTGCCACTGCAGCAGCAGTTCTACTCCGATGTTCTCGATAAGGCGACAATCGTCGTGGGCCAGCGCCACCTGGATCACGCGCTGGAAACGCTGCCTGCCTGGTGGGGGGTCAGGCTGGCATCACGTGGAGTGCGTAACGCAGTGAGACTGGAACTGCTGCGGCCTGCAAGGCTCAATCCATCGGTGAGCGCGACGGCTGTCGCTGCACTCCTCTGGCGCGATGAACTTTCTGCTCTGATCGGCGGGCGGACGCTTGAAAAAGCAGCGCTGCGCGGTAACCGCGCAGCGCTATGCGAACGTCTGTCGGAGCTCTACAGTCTTGCGGAAATCCGCGCGCAGGTCAGGGAACAGTTGAAGCGCCGTACAGCCTGGCGAGGTCGCGAACAACTTTAG